The following proteins are co-located in the Betta splendens chromosome 9, fBetSpl5.4, whole genome shotgun sequence genome:
- the pcloa gene encoding protein piccolo isoform X6: protein MFGSSFLSGANPLSAMSSMTSSVSSSISSMGDVNIPKFGIFGDEEEGDASAKPEPKQGGKPPGKGPQQGPGPRGPQQGPQKQSQGPPGQGPKPGPGPSGQGPRQGQGPKPGQGLPGQQAPRPGQGPPGPGVKQGAPQQQGPGKPGPQQQGPLGPAAQLGEPAKSGAGKPGLCPLCKTTQLNTSSKEPPNYNNCTECKNQVCSLCGFSPPDSACKCSCSPLASEPGRDGAADEGGTRSGGQRDHMGPESVAQGDSCHGHGKMLCQAAGTLSRTGKEWLCLNCQMQRAMGGMDPPGMGKPKQGSAPPSPQRQASGKPGKLLIKQQSTTDQGLTPPTTPRQKSPGPTSPGPLSPGSSVGGSPKIDPKTGRPMQQKSSPQPSPAKAKQESSFFGGLGGISLGGLTDAAKPPAAASQAESVTGKLFGGFGSLMESSKPPAQAAPKQEESVAGKLFGGFGGLTESAKPPASTSQMFSFGSSLLSSATNIVTGEDAKQASSPPASPPDSPADSGPGSPPDSPFSAPGSPPDSDSAPDSPPAKSEKPTGGVFGDDKVPAGEPAPAATAGGSCPLCNTELNVGSADAPNYSLCTECKKTVCNLCGFNPTPHLGEKEWLCLNCQTQRAKSGQLGDVPPPATASPKKQPAPPPAPSSTPAYAAVDSKPVVEAADPTPAPPETKVKAETLKEPGEKETAKKEASPTSPSDLAKLESTVLPILEAQTGAQPKDEQEKLTDTLKTRRKLEVLPLSPDSPSSEDDRELSERNTNGTMKKKLLVPMDVRGDSLDDSSESFSKESPMSGDDEEFIRKQIIEMSENEDASPSDEENLVRKKIRENERKQTEPKKPDGIEKSSSGKVRRLTKKSTISPDDEDDKQLHGTLDKPSLDKEQVPEPKEDGLQSGPAVRKFPAMELNATSTPVRILNDDGEPEMECLTDSPDDRSRGDGSSSLHASSFTPGTSPTSLSSLDEDSDSSSPSQIHSGEGKQHRKAKHRQPGQMLPTIEDSSEEDELREEEELLREQEKQKGSGKKSKKDKEEIRAQRRRERPKTPPSNLSPIEDASPTEELRQEAEMEEIRRSSCSDFSPTIESDPEGFEIHALKIAAVQKTYQLPTSVSLHSPTDDQITDEPQKKSLKSADEAYEEIMLRAKSPTVEKAEVHSGKESLYGGVLIEDYAYGSLVDNSTADLGESEKIVVPAQPKKLRSPDEVYEDMIKKRKEFMQLEQEYQKMQPKKESPNPEIVLEPAENNFSKCSTVTLGKDGKPLLDAESAYEELMKRVLTPGTSPTQHEPEVEGTAPRRALHPIPDLKVTQCSSGELSSDDESITKKEETTTAESEKVSTTETEPDIALSSTSDQQPQPTLPASQADIVDLSNTLPMTPPPIIGSVSPLPTVPQYTSTIPSVVSTAPPVPPKPSVLRRANSQEKAEVPVSPPLPPPTPPKPTVFPRKPPVPLPPQATATTIRAETGVTTAAQGTCARQAVTPTYKPHVPPPVPPKPSISAGIGDSHRPGHGVKPPIAPKPGSQPSSPAHAPHPSRPTVLPTGPSDTALNLSPSSENKPFQPSPKSPSSPRYASNLRDTYVVITLPSQPSSPVDAVSTQSPSSPSPVQPPPPHPQPVPSQTTRVPLAYTRVTESIESQEIHGPEKHVSSSCHIIEAISASAQPSVVMPSLISQVVTTEVQRTTVSIVHERPPPPVPAPRANGVPISLEKPKPQLPAPNGQHSEVVDLRTVKADPESDMNGVDLSSGPDSRLQTFTTESSRQSSAVQSPVVNLSAETSTVSIVTDSITIVTCSATIQRCDSVDVTQVSSMPLQLTKNKAFEPVSQIIYRPIDSQPFTHAGAEIPINLSVGASTGGGTFQTTPVTVAPAVASCVANGLTTGTTTVAGAVDLTTTKPFNTVVSVDGSSTEVITAVMTDDDGKPVDLTAGKRAVCCDVVYKLPFAGSCTTQQPTTPLPEDRFGYRDDHYQYDRSPYGMRGFGGIKPSMSDTNLAEAGLFIYKSKNSYNFSGTTEGAVDLTSTKVSDAGEAVDYSKKGIYAGMTIPPYSQARVTAAVGTLFGTTSVLRSSNGVVYSSVAAPIPSTYAITTQPGSIFSTSYNTLSGMHTSDTMPSLSNLQNLPLTRSHSFLSTISLTATEEQRDVPLNLEICSGNATAADAVTTATTSLSLDYTDASLEAIAASLEALSSPMVPGDGQYQAERERLEMEKLKQQRLAEELEWERHEIQRFREQEQLLVQKELEELQAMKQQILAQQEEERQAHLMMQKETYAQQQQQLEQIQRLQEQLRLQLEEQKLRQMYPGGDMPGHGYQEAVVLGPDGTVLSRKITDSGCQTDEEDEAVSKAYTAGRKKRSAKKSVDSCVQTDDEDQEEWEAQTRSRQSRPRTARGERGGQSEMSLQAHTEISIQTDTEGNIRMDTRMELSDSERTSPKRRPTPLEIEQSANLKVDSSSLQAPPKSPKVLYSPISPCISPSKSLEFVSYDKSLGDTSPQKLRGGTDPSKTSPASPRGSKAMQRSMSDPKPMSPTGEERATSGTQCGDSYSGKGSGGTPTGTQKKVKRTLPNPPSEEESTTSGQTAYSTGSARRRMCRNSNMARAKILQDIDRELDLVERESSKLRKRQAELDEEEKEIDAKLRYLEMGINRRKDALLKEREKRERAYLQSVAEDRDYMSDSEVSNIRETRGGHGDGEDEEMEGHGLERPRTAPQSELEDFVPPQTKNEYGKYLQYQFPQSQYQQTLYQAPQSYQSHSIYSSVPSLTSSQQQSYHQMLLLQQKAARQAALLQELDATKYDVISRQPDPTSSTYLGVKYDKYGNHLDLRALEVGSIAGSPMSAVSDSYYTDVDHHTPRSYMLLEDAAELAKGSTSLSSSYSLAERELAKAEKLLRRSAADLGSTDYLGSTSRLHTFGKTPDEEDTMEEPYELKLLKQQLKQEFRRSTGGTENLEQLTGLSQHYYTPTTGISSYSQRHYPKTEKYSISRLTLEKQAAKQLPASMLYQKHKTPLLDPKVSSKYSSITDTRSLETDYSSYLGSTSASPRSSRLMQDEITFGLRKNIAEQQKYLGSTLGANLAGSLNLGHSLGLDSAYPSGSRSRPSSRPTSCYGLDLSMKRDPSSSSLRLKGDGEAPGDGSSYQTPSGRTKPTSLPIVQSGRGRIPIVAQNSEEESPLSPVGQPMGMARASAGPLPPISADSRDQFGSCMSLQESQQQQHVREEPTRGRGYVLLDDLQGTMSDSEALSDSLMALNRDDATNAYHLRREETDWFDKPRDGRPENGQEKRQGKGPYYPFPHLRVKLQRDPKDRSVSGNGLGIRVVGGKEVPGSNGDIGAYVAKVLPGGAAEQTGKILEGMQVLEWNGVTLTGKTYEEVQGLVGQLCTEAEVCVRLDLNMLDEPEGSQQLDFKEHSKGDRPPRSPGVDPKQLAAELQKVSQQQAPSSASSCAMPSSTSATSSPGQPGSPSVGKKRHSSKAAEGAKTQSHPVSGEIQLQIHYDKQLGNLIVHVLQARGLAPRDNNGYSDPFVKVYLLPGRGQVMVVQNASAENKRRTKHAGKSVNPEWNQTVIYKNIHLEQLRKKTLEVSVWDYDKGSSNDFLGEVLIDLSNTAQLDNVPRWLPLKEQSEGEHHRRSGRHGASKPSSLHSSPKTGGSSHDNQDSPKSSVSKSRSHGIFPDPAKGQRGHFSLRHQRHSVVGVLTIQRAQSDWLPALPALASAKGSRADGRYLTLRKAVSEERPQSSGARSGYRSGDAPVTAASLDSGLSGSAYSLLDEDAEANEVDSAIFQVPRFGKIPNGTDGMKSALGHGDPEGKSQVMGEIKIALKKEMKTEGEHLVLEILQCRNITYKFKSPDHLPDLYVKLYVVNIATQKRIIKKKTRVCRHDREPSFNETFRFCMNPTGHSLQLFLVSNGGKFVKKTLIGEAYVWLDKVDLRKRVVSWHKLLASTAQIHS from the exons ATGTTTGGCTCCAGCTTCCTCAGCGGGGCCAACCCCCTCAGTGCCATGTCATCCATgacttcctctgtctcctcgtCCATCTCCTCTATGGGCGATGTCAACATACCCAAGTTTGGAATTTttggggatgaggaggaaggcgaTGCATCCGCAAAACCTGAGCCCAAGCAGGGAGGAAAGCCTCCAGGCAAGGGCCCCCAGCAAGGGCCAGGTCCAAGGGGACCACAACAGGGACCCCAGAAACAGAGTCAGGGACCACCAGGGCAGGGCCCAAAGCCAGGACCAGGACCCTCTGGACAGGGACCCAGACAGGGCCAGGGGCCTAAACCAGGCCAGGGTCTTCCTGGGCAGCAGGCCCCCAGACCAGGTCAAGGACCACCAGGCCCTGGAGTCAAACAGGGTGCCCCTCAACAACAAGGACCTGGGAAGCCTGGACCCCAACAGCAAGGGCCACTGGGCCCTGCAGCTCAGCTAGGGGAGCCAGCTAAGAGTGGAGCTGGGAAGCCTGGACTTTGTCCGCTGTGTAAGACCACCCAGCTGAACACCAGCTCGAAGGAACCGCCCAATTACAACAACTGCACTGAGTGTAAGAACCAGGTGTGCAGCCTCTGTGGGTTCAGCCCTCCTGACTCAGCG TGCAAATGTAGCTGTAGCCCGTTAGCCTCAGAGCCTGGCAGAGATGGGGCTGCTGATGAGGGTGGCACACGAAGCGGGGGACAGAGGGACCATATGGGCCCAGAGAGTGTTGCTCAAGGTGACTCATGTCACGGCCACGGGAAGATGCTGTGCCAGGCAGCGGGGACACTCTCACGGACG GGTAAAGAGTGGCTGTGTCTCAACTGCCAGATGCAGCGAGCGATGGGAGGCATGGACCCCCCTGGCATGGGGAAGCCCAAACAAGGCTCGGCCCCGCCCTCACCTCAGAGGCAGGCATCTGGCAAGCCTGGCAAGCTGCTGATCAAGCAGCAGAGCACCACCGACCAAGGCTTGACCCCGCCGACCACACCTAGGCAGAAATCCCCCGGTCCCACGTCTCCAGGGCCACTGTCTCCGGGCTCCTCTGTGGGCGGATCGCCCAAAATCGACCCTAAGACGGGCCGCCCCATGCAGCAGAAGTCCAGCCCCCAGCCGTCTCCAGCTAAGGCCAAGCAGGAATCCAGCTTCTTCGGAGGGTTAGGAGGTATCAGTCTGGGAGGTTTGACAGATGCAGCcaagcctcctgcagctgcttcacaggcTGAGTCTGTTACGGGGAAGCTGTTCGGGGGGTTCGGCAGCTTGATGGAATCATCAAAACCTCCAGCTCAAGCGGCGCCGAAGCAGGAGGAGTCGGTGGCGGGAAAGTTGTTTGGAGGCTTCGGGGGTTTGACGGAATCGGCGAAACCTCCCGCTTCTACCTCCCAGATGTTCAGCTTCGGCTCGTCGCTCCTGAGCTCGGCCACCAACATCGTCACCGGGGAGGACGCCAAGCAAGCGAGCTCTCCGCCGGCGTCGCCGCCGGACTCCCCCGCCGACTCGGGCCCCGGCTCACCCCCCGACTCCCCGTTCTCCGCCCCCGGCTCTCCTCCCGATTCAGACTCGGCTCCTGACAGTCCGCCCGCCAAGTCCGAGAAACCCACCGGGGGCGTTTTTGGGGATGACAAGGTCCCAGCGGGGGAACCGGCGCCTGCCGCGACCGCCGGGGGAAGCTGCCCTCTTTGCAACACGGAGCTGAACGTTGGATCGGCGGACGCGCCCAACTACAGCCTCTGCACTGAGTGCAAGAAGACAGTGTGCAACCTGTGTGGGTTCAACCCCACTCCCCACTTAGGAGAG aaaGAATGGCTTTGCCTCAACTGCCAGACTCAGAGGGCAAAATCTGGGCAGCTGGGAGACGTGCCGCCTCCTGCTACGGCTTCTCCAAAGAAgcaacctgctcctcctcctgctccctcctccacccctgccTATGCTGCTGTAGATAGCAAACCTGTAGTAGAAGCAGCAGACCCGACCCCCGCACCTCCCGAAACCAAG gtgaaagccgAGACCTTGAAGGAGCCTGGGGAAAAAGAAACCGCCAAAAAGGAGGCCAGTCCCACCAGCCCGTCAGACCTAGCCAAGCTGGAAAGCACAGTGCTTCCCATTCTGGAGGCCCAGACAGGCGCACAACCCAAGGATGAGCAGGAGAAACTAACAGACACCCTGAAGACCAGGCGTAAATTAGAGGTGCTTCCTCTTTCACCTGACTCACCAAGCTCAGAGGATGATAGAGAACTTTCTGAGAGGAACACTAATGGTACCATGAAGAAGAAGCTCCTTGTGCCCATGGATGTTAGAGGAGATTCCTTGGATGATAGCAGTGAAAGCTTTAGCAAGGAGAGCCCAATGTCTGGGGATGATGAGGAATTTATTCGAAAACAGATTATAGAAATGAGTGAAAATGAGGATGCGTCTCCATCTGATGAGGAAAATCTAGTCCGGAAAAAGatcagagagaatgagaggaaacaaacagagccCAAGAAACCAGATGGTATAGAGAAGAGCTCATCTGGGAAGGTCAGACGACTTACTAAGAAAAGCACCATCAGTCCAGATGATGAGGACGACAAGCAATTACATGGAACCCTGGATAAACCCAGTCTAGACAAAGAGCAAGTACCAGAACCAAAAGAAGACGGGCTTCAGAGTGGTCCAGCTGTTCGCAAATTCCCAGCTATGGAGCTTAATGCAACCAGCACCCCTGTACGGATCCTTAATGATGATGGAGAGCCCGAAATGGAATGCCTGACTGACTCTCCAGATGATCGGTCTAGAGGCGACGGGTCGTCCAGTCTACACGCATCCAGCTTCACCCCTGGGACATCGCCAACATCCCTGTCTTCACTGGATGAAGACAGTGACAGTAGTAGTCCCAGCCAGATTCACTCTGGTGAAGGCAAACAACACAGGAAAGCCAAACACAGACAACCTGGTCAAATGCTGCCAACCATTGAGGACTCGTCTGAGGAAGACGAGttaagggaggaggaggagctgctcagggagcaagaaaaacaaaagggctCTGGGAAAAAGTccaaaaaagacaaagaagaaattCGAGCCCAGAGGAGACGTGAACGTCCAAAGACCCCACCAAGCAACCTTTCCCCTATTGAAGATGCCTCACCGACTGAAGAGCTGAGGCAAGAAGCTGAAATGGAGGAGATCAGGCGATCATCCTGCTCTGATTTCTCCCCCACTATTGAATCAGATCCTGAGGGGTTTGAAATCCACGCCTTAAAGATTGCAGCGGTCCAGAAGACATATCAGCTACCTACATCCGTGTCTCTTCACTCACCAACAGATGATCAAATTACAGATGAGCCTCAGAAAAAAAGCCTGAAGTCTGCTGATGAGGCCTATGAGGAAATAATGCTGAGGGCCAAGTCCCCAACGGTTGAGAAAGCTGAGGTTCATTCAGGAAAAGAGTCTCTTTATGGAGGTGTGCTCATTGAAGACTATGCGTATGGATCCCTCGTTGACAACTCAACAGCTGATCTGGGAGAGTCGGAAAAGATTGTTGTTCCTGCTCAACCCAAGAAGCTAAGATCACCAGATGAAGTTTATGAAGACATGataaagaagaggaaggagttCATGCAGCTAGAGCAGGAATATCAAAAGATGCAGCCCAAAAAGGAGAGCCCCAACCCAGAAATTGTCTTAGAGCCTGCTGAGAACAACTTCTCCAAATGCAGCACAGTTACACTGGGCAAAGATGGGAAACCACTGCTCGATGCGGAATCTGCCTATGAAGAGCTCATGAAAAGAGTGCTGACTCCTGGGACAAGTCCGACTCAGCACGAGCCTGAAGTGGAAGGCACTGCTCCTAGAAGGGCGCTGCACCCAATCCCAGACCTGAAGGTGACACAGTGCTCTTCTGGGGAGTTGTCCTCTGATGACGAGAGTATAACGAAGAAGGAGGAGACGACAACTGCAGAGTCAGAGAAGGTATCGACTACGGAAACAGAGCCTGACATTGCTCTATCGTCCACATCAGATCAGCAGCCCCAGCCCACTCTTCCAGCATCCCAGGCTGATATTGTGGACCTATCTAACACACTGCCCATGACACCACCCCCCATCATTGGCAGTGTATCACCCTTACCCACAGTGCCCCAGTATACCTCCACCATCCCTAGTGTAGTGTCCACTGCCCCACCTGTTCCACCCAAGCCAAGTGTCCTGCGAAGGGCAAACTCTCAGGAAAAAGCAGAAGTACCTGTTTCACCACCACTGcctccccccaccccacccaaaCCCACCGTTTTTCCCAGGAAACCTCCGGTTCCACTTCCACCTCAGGCAACAGCGACAacaatcagagcagagacaggggTTACGACTGCAGCACAAGGAACGTGTGCAAGACAAGCAGTCACGCCAACCTACAAACCTCATGTTCCCCCTCCTGTTCCCCCAAAGCCATCTATCTCTGCTGGGATTGGGGACAGTCACAGACCAGGACATGGTGTCAAACCACCAATTGCACCCAAGCCTGGTTCACAGCCTTCTTCACCTGCTCATGCCCCACATCCATCAAGACCCACTGTACTTCCCACTGGACCCTCTGACACAGCCCTGAATCTAAGCCCCTCCTCTGAAAACAAGCCATTCCAACCATCACCAAagtccccctcctctcccagaTATGCCAGCAATCTTCGTGATACATATGTGGTGATTACACTGCCGTCTCAGCCCAGCTCCCCAGTCGATGCTGTTTCCACTCAATCTCCCTCTAGTCCAAGCCCAGtgcagcctccacctccgcaTCCACAACCAGTCCCTTCTCAAACAACCAGGGTGCCTCTGGCATACACGCGTGTCACAGAATCTATTGAAAGCCAGGAGATCCATGGCCCAGAAAAGCACGTGTCTAGTTCTTGCCACATAATTGAGGCTATATCTGCCTCCGCCCAGCCATCTGTGGTTATGCCTAGCCTAATCTCTCAAGTGGTCACCACAGAAGTCCAGAGGACCACAGTTTCTATTGTTCACGAAAGGCCGCCACCACCGGTGCCAGCTCCAAGGGCAAATGGTGTCCCGATCTCACTGGAAAAACCTAAACCCCAACTGCCGGCTCCAAATGGACAGCATTCGGAGGTGGTCGATCTTAGGACTGTGAAAGCTGACCCAGAATCAGACATGAATGGCGTGGATTTGTCTTCTGGCCCGGACTCGAGACTTCAGACCTTTACAACTGAGTCAAGTCGCCAAAGCAGTGCAGTTCAGTCGCCTGTGGTCAACCTGAGTGCTGAAACATCTACTGTTTCCATAGTGACCGACAGCATCACCATTGTGACTTGCTCCGCCACAATCCAGCGGTGCGACAGTGTGGACGTCACTCAAGTATCTTCTATGCCCCTTCAGTTGACCAAAAACAAAGCATTCGAACCGGTTTCTCAAATCATATATAGGCCCATTGATTCTCAGCCCTTCACTCACGCTGGTGCAGAGATCCCTATTAACCTCTCAGTGGGAGCGAGCACGGGTGGAGGGACCTTTCAAACCACCCCCGTCACTGTCGCACCTGCTGTTGCAAGTTGTGTTGCTAATGGCTTAACTACAGGCACAACCACCGTGGcaggagctgttgacctcacgACTACAAAACCATTCAACACAGTGGTATCAGTGGATGGTTCTTCCACAGAAGTCATTACAGCTGTAATGACAGACGATGACGGCAAGCCAGTGGATCTGACCGCAGGGAAAAGAGCAGTGTGTTGTGATGTTGTGTACAAGCTTCCATTTGCAGGAAGCTGCACCACTCAGCAGCCGACCACACCCTTGCCCGAAGACCGCTTCGGATACCGCGATGACCATTACCAGTATGACCGGTCGCCCTATGGCATGAGAGGGTTTGGTGGAATTAAACCATCAATGTCAGACACTAATCTAGCAGAGGCTGGTCTGTTCATTTACAAAAGTAAGAACAGCTATAATTTCAGTGGTACGACAGAGGGGGCGGTCGATCTTACCTCCACAAAGGTTTCTGATGCAG GTGAAGCTGTTGACTACTCCAAAAAAGGAATTTACGCAGGAATGACAATTCCACCATATTCCCAAGCCAGAGTCACAGCTGCTGTTGGTACACTCTTTGGTACAACCAGCGTCTTGCGATCATCAAATGGTGTGGTCTATTCCTCTGTCGCAGCACCAATCCCATCTACATATGCAATTACCACACAGCCTGGATCCATCTTCAGCACTTCCTACAACACCCTGTCAGGTATGCATACCAGTGACACCATGCCATCCTTGTCCAACCTGCAGAACCTGCCACTTACACGGTCCCACAGTTTCCTATCCACCATCTCCCTTACTGCCACAGAGGAGCAAAGAGATGTCCCACTCAACCTGGAGATCTGTAGTGGCAATGCTactgctgcagacgctgtcaCCACAGCGACAACCTCTTTGTCTCTTGACTATACGGATGCCTCTCTGGAAGCCATAGCAGCTTCACTGGAGGCTTTGTCTTCACCTATGGTCCCTGGGGACGGTCAGTATCAAGCAGAGCGTGAGAGGCTGGAAATGGAGAAACTCAAACAACAGCGACTGGCTGAGGAATTAGAATGGGAACGTCATGAGATTCAGCGGTTCCGGGAGCAAGAACAGCTCCTGGTGCAGAaagaactggaggagctgcaggccaTGAAGCAGCAAATCCTGGCACAAcaagaagaggaaaggcaggcTCACCTTATGATGCAGAAAGAAACCTACgctcagcaacagcaacagctcgAACAGATACAGAGACTCCAGGAGCAACTGCGCCTCCAACTGGAAGAACAAAAGCTCCGTCAGATGTACCCAGGCGGGGACATGCCAGGGCACGGTTACCAGGAGGCAGTTGTCCTGGGACCCGATGGCACAGTGCTGTCGCGAAAGATCACAGATAGTGGGTGCCAgacagatgaagaggatgaagcagtCAGCAAAGCTTACACAgcagggaggaaaaagagaagtGCTAAAAAGAGCGTTGACAGCTGTGTGCAGACTGATGATGAGGATCAAGAGGAATGGGAAGCTCAGACCAGAAGCCGGCAAAGTCGGCCACGTACCGCCAGGGGTGAGAGGGGTGGACAATCAGAGATGTCACTCCAAGCTCACACTGAGATTTCTATACAAACAGATACAGAAGGAAACATTAGAATGGACACCAGGATGGAGCTGTCTGACTCGGAAAGGACCTCACCAAAGAGAAGACCAACCCCGTTAGAAATAGAACAGTCTGCCAACCTCAAAGTAGATTCCTCTTCCCTTCAAGCCCCACCTAAATCCCCCAAAGTGCTCTACTCCCCCATATCACCTTGTATATCACCTAGTAAATCCCTTGAGTTTGTGTCCTATGACAAATCTCTAGGTGACACAAGCCCGCAAAAACTAAGAGGAGGCACAGATCCATCAAAAACCTCTCCAGCAAGTCCAAGGGGGTCAAAGGCCATGCAGAGATCAATGTCTGACCCTAAGCCCATGAGTCCAACTGGAGAAGAGAGGGCAACATCAGGCACCCAGTGTGGTGACAGCTATAGT GGGAAAGGCTCGGGTGGCACACCAACAGGCACTCAAAAGAAGGTAAAAAGGACACTCCCCAATCCACCATCTGAGGAGGAGTCAACAACGAGTGGCCAGACCGCATACAGCACCGGTTCTGCCCGCAGAAGAATGTGCCGCAACTCCAACATGGCACGAGCCAAGATCTTGCAGGACATTGATCGTGAGCTGGACCTGGTGGAGCGGGAGTCATCAAAGCTTCGCAAAAGGCAAGCAGAGCTGgatgaagaagagaaggagattGATGCCAAGCTTAGGTACTTGGAGATGGGAATTAATCGGCGTAAAGATGCACtactgaaggagagagagaagagagaaagggCTTATTTACAGAGTGTTGCTGAGGACAGGGACTACATGTCAGACAGTGAGGTTAGTAACATACGTGAAACCAGAGGTGGCCATGGCGacggtgaggatgaggagatggaAGGTCATGGTCTGGAGCGTCCTAGAACAGCTCCTCAGTCAGAACTTGAAGACTTCGTCCCACCTCAAACCAAAAACGAGTATGGAAAATACTTGCAATACCAATTTCCTCAAAGCCAATACCAGCAAACTCTCTACCAGGCTCCCCAGTCCTACCAGTCCCATTCAATCTACTCCTCCGTCCCCTCCCTCACTAGCTCGCAGCAGCAGAGTTATCACCAGATGCTCCTGTTGCAGCAGAAAGCTGCCAGGCAAGCGGCCCTCCTCCAGGAGTTGGATGCAACTAAGTACGATGTCATTAGCCGCCAGCCTGACCCCACATCATCCACTTACCTGGGAGTCAAATATGACAAATATGGCAACCACCTTGACTTGAGAGCTTTGGAGGTGGGAAGTATAGCAGGTAGCCCCATGTCAGCTGTGTCTGATTCTTACTACACAGACGTGGATCACCATACACCTCGGAGCTACATGTTATTAGAAGATGCTGCAGAACTGGCTAAAGGCTCCACAAGCCTGTCTTCATCCTACAGTTTAGCTGAGAGGGAGCTGGCCAAGGCAGAGAAGCTACTGCGAAGGAGTGCTGCAGATCTGGGCTCTACTGACTATTTGGGGTCCACTTCCAGGCTTCATACCTTTGGAAAGACACCGGATGAAGAGGACACAATGGAGGAACCCTACGAGCTGAAACTCCTCAAGCAACAGCTAAAGCAAGAGTTCAGGAGAAGCACAGGTGGGACAGAAAACTTAGAACAACTTACTGGTCTCTCACAGCACTACTACACACCTACCACTGGCATTTCTAGCTATTCTCAAAGACACTATCCAAAGACAGAAAAGTACAGCATCAGTCGACTTACTCTTGAAAAGCAGGCAGCTAAACAACTCCCAGCATCAATGTTGTACCAAAAACACAAGACCCCCCTGTTGGACCCTAAAGTCTCCTCCAAGTATTCTTCTATTACAGACACCAGAAGTTTAGAGACAGACTATAGCAGCTATTTGGGGTCTACCAGTGCATCCCCGAGATCCAGTCGGCTCATGCAGGATGAGATTACCTTTGGCCTTCGTAAGAATATTGCAGAGCAGCAAAAGTACCTTGGCTCCACCTTGGGCGCCAACCTTGCTGGCTCACTAAATCTGGGCCACAGCTTGGGTCTGGACTCTGCCTATCCTAGTGGTAGCCGCTCAAGACCTTCATCTAGGCCCACATCTTGCTATGGTCTAGACTTGTCCATGAAAAGGGACCCTTCCAGCTCCTCGCTGCGACTTAAAGGAGACGGTGAAGCACCTGGAGATGGCTCATCGTACCAAACCCCCTCAGGTCGCACCAAGCCCACCAGCCTTCCTATTGTGCAAAGTGGGCGTGGCCGCATACCTATAGTGGCCCAGAACTCTGAGGAAGAGAGTCCGTTAAGCCCGGTTGGTCAACCTATGGGTATGGCCCGTGCCTCAGCAGGACCTTTGCCACCCATCTCAGCTGATTCAAGGGACCAGTTTGGTTCCTGCATGTCCTTACAGGAGtcccaacagcagcaacatgtcAGGGAAGAACCAACCAGGGGTAGGGGGTATGTGCTGCTGGATGACCTTCAGGGCACCATGTCTGATAGTGAAG CCCTAAGCGATTCCCTGATGGCTTTGAACAGAGACGATGCAACCAATG CCTACCACCTCAGGCGCGAGGAGACCGACTGGTTCGACAAGCCCAGAGACGGGAGGCCGGAGAACGGCCAGGAGAAGAGACAG GGAAAAGGCCCGTACTACCCCTTCCCCCACCTCAGGGTCAAGCTGCAGCGAGATCCCAAAGACCGCAGCGTCTCAG GAAACGGTCTGGGCATCCGTGTGGTCGGGGGGAAGGAGGTTCCTGGCAGCAATGGAGACATTGGAGCTTACGTTGCCAAAGTCCTCCCCGGTGGAGCCGCAGAGCAAACGGGGAAGATTCTGGAAG GAATGCAAGTGCTGGAGTGGAACGGTGTTACTCTGACGGGGAAGACCTATGAGGAGGTCCAGGGGCTCGTTGGACAGCTGTGCACCGAGGCAGAAGTGTGTGTCAGACT TGATCTCAACATGCTGGATGAGCCGGAGGGTTCCCAGCAACTGGATTTCAAGGAGCACAGCAAAG GGGACCGACCTCCCAGGTCTCCAGGCGTTGACCCCAAGCAGCTGGCGGCTGAGCTGCAGAAAGTGTCCCAGCAGCAGGCTcccagctccgcctcctcctgcgcCATGCCCAGCAGCACCTCGGCGACCTCCAGCCCCGGCCAGCCCGGATCGCCCTCTGTGGGCAAGAAACGCCACAGCAGCAAG gCTGCAGAAGGAGCAAAGACGCAGTCGCACCCCGTCTCTGGAGAGATACAG CTTCAAATCCACTACGACAAGCAGCTGGGCAACTTGATCGTGCACGTGCTGCAGGCCAGAGGCCTCGCCCCGCGCGACAACAACGGCTACTCCGACCCCTTTGTTAAGGTGTATCTCCTGCCGGGGAGAGG TCAGGTCATGGTTGTCCAGAACGCCAG TGCTGAAAACAAGAGGAGGACCAAACACGCCGGCAAGAGTGTGAACCCGGAGTGGAACCAGACTGTGATCTATAAGAACATCCACCTGGAGCAG CTGAGGAAGAAGACCCTGGAGGTCAGCGTGTGGGACTACGACAAGGGCTCGTCCAACGATTTCTTGGGAGAG GTTCTTATCGACCTGTCCAACACGGCCCAGCTGGACAACGTCCCGCGCTGGCTGCCCCTGAAGGAGCAGAGCGAGGGCGAGCACCACCGGCGCTCGGGCCGCCACGGCGCCTCCAAACCCTCCTCGCTGCACTCCTCGCCCAAGACCGGCGGCTCCTCGCACGACAACCAGGACTCGCCCAAGTCGTCTGTCAGCAAGAGCCGGAGCCACGGGATCTTTCCTGATCCAGCCAAGG